The Vespula pensylvanica isolate Volc-1 chromosome 14, ASM1446617v1, whole genome shotgun sequence sequence aatataatatcgtttaatacAGGAAACTTAGGTACGCGTTTCAATGTAAATTTGCACGTCAAAGACACCGGTTCTCaaggattctctctctctttccctctcttctctctctctctctctctctctctctttctctctctatctctcttcctctcatttTCGATCTTATCTTCGAATTCGCTTGGGAACCAGGATTAATCGGATAATTCGGCTTTCAATTTATATCCGATTCAGTGTGGAACAATGAGAGTGACGTTCTCGCGTCGATTATACGCGCACGTCGGGGCATAAATTACGGTAGCGTCGTTGTTGGATTATATGAGGCAGAGAGCTTAACGCAGTGCATAAATAAAGTGCATGCGTCGGCGGCCGTTATATGCGCTGCTCGCATTGACGTCGACCCACTAATCACACTCGACCATGAATCAAGAGAACTCGCTTTGCCGAcgacgagttttttttttatcaatttagtccgaattatatatatatgtgtgtgtgtgtgtgtgtgtgtgtgtgtgtttgtgtgtgtggatGTATggatgaatgtatgtatgtgtgtatgtatgtatgtatatttatttagtcacatttatatatataaatatttgtggGGAAATTTCAATTATCCTACGATAATTatgttcgatataaatttttttaatcatcctgtttaatttaattagatatagGGAATTATTAAACTTATGAGAatgaaatgattatttatttgcatCTTCTTGATTGTTGTATAGTATAGAATATTTTGTtcgatcactttttttttgttttcattgatTAGAATCAactataaatttgtatatcatctatacatatatgtagatatatatagatatgtacgtatgtgtgtagatgatatacaataaatatatgtgtagataatatttcatacatcGTGTTATCTCATTATGCTATTTTTAGTTTCAACCTATGTATTTtggaagataaagaatattgtataaatatggACGGATGATTACTTTgtttcttaactttttttagtaattatatatatatatatatatatatatatatgcgtatttgtgtgtgtatgtatgtaaagtttctttatcattatagattgaaactaatatataattgaaattaatatatatcaatttatgtatatatatatatatatatatatatatatatatgtatataaatttgctttttttttaatttatataatgcaACTTTCCATctaatcatcttttttttatttttttaaacgaaataatcttaaattaatacagatatataatacctataaatacatacgtacattcatatacatatatatatatatatatatatatatatatatatatacatacatatattatcttttcgatcataataaaatgaagaaatgttttctaatcaatgaaaaaaatgatcaaaacaaaacaattggacggattctttttttttttctattttttcatttttacgccATAGTACCTAGAGgaagaatatttcttctcatttttcacCGACAGCTCCGAGATTGGATATGCTGGTTCACCACCCAGAGATGTCCTCACAAGGGGCAGAAGCATCGACTCAGTCGACAGACCCTTTCAACCGAGCGATTGGGTGGACGTCAACTTGGAGGTACCCAGTACACCTAGAGCTAACTCAGTTCTCACCAACTTGACCATCGACACGAATCTTTACCCACCTACGACTACTCCCACGTCTATCCGTAAGAATcagtcttttccttttatctttctttttcgtttctttttttgtctgcttttctttttttccattttcattattattatcattataaaattttttatttcttctcgttgACGCGAGAAACCTACACGgtggataaatagataggttatcaacatttatttacgaaaactaattataatttttatcagcGTTTCGTCCCGATAAAAGTTCCGTAAAAGTTTCACGATTAGTTTAATGTACATTTATTTAGTTTCATTTAAATAGATTTTGATTAGTTTTATTTGAACTGATTTGTTTTCATccaatgtattttatatattcaatgaatAAGACGAAtgatctttattattactaaatgtatattttatcagATTAATATGTCCCAGTTATTTTGCAATCTTAAAGAATTGTATATTCGCGATTGAAATatgtttcgttcgatcgaacgtgAGAATTCGTGAGCGTTCGTGAAGTTTCGTTGGtattaaaatagatagatttgatttgaaatattcattaaatgaTTTAGGTTCGAATAATTTGAAAGACGTGACACCGGTGCCACCACCAAGACGAAAGAAGCGAAACAGAGGTAGACCATTGCCACCGAAACCGGACGAAATTCTAGAGAAAACGAGCAGCAATTTGCGTCACGTAGATTCAAACGAGGAGCCGTTATATTCCTCGGTAGTGAGTAACTCGCCGAGAACGTTGCTTGACGATTATGCGACGATGGACGATGTCGTTGGTGGATGTCGCGAGCAGTCACACGATGAAGGTAGTACCTTCCGAAGTCAGACGAATGGAACGAGAGATTCACGGGTGAACGAGTATTCAAAGGGTGTAATGCCTGAGGGTAGAAGGACGAAGGAGATATACGAGCACAAGGCGAGTATTAGCGAGGTATTATAAGTGGCAATTTTGGTTAAACGTAAATGGGATCGTTTAGTGAAGAAccgatagagatagagatagagatagagatagagatagagatagagatagagatagagatggaaagagagagagagagagagagaaagagaaagagagagggagagagtctAGTGCGCTTGTCCTGTGGCCAATAATTGGCCAATCGAATGGCCAAAAGTAACTTCTTCCGTGATCGATAAATCCAATCCAAAGTGCTCGTTAACGACCGCACACCCATCGATTTTCCCTTCGACAGGTTAACGGTACCGGAAGAATAATATCGAGCGACGTGGTTTCCGGCAAAAGGTTGTCCCACAACGATAGGAAGacatcgaaaatttttaatcaacatAAAACACCTATGACCGATGACGATATTAACGACGAATACGAAAGATTCGTTAATGGACGTGGTATCAAGGATTCGTCGACTCCGAATCGACATGATGAGGATATTCGTAAAAGAACCAAGGAGTTTATGCGTAATCGGCATATAGATGATTCTACAAGGGTAGATGTTCAAATAATGGAGCTTAATGTCAGACCAAAGAACTACAGCACAGTTAGCCTTCCGAATTACGACGAGTTGGATGTAGTTAGACACGCGACGAAAAGGACCAAGgacgaaggagaaggagaggacgAGAAAATAAGATCGAGGAGACCCGTCAGGAGCAGCACGGGATCTCTTCCGGTCGAATCTTTCCTTCTACCTTTCTCACAggttttttctcctttctttttttttttttttttttaatttttatctttctttctttcttcttttttcctcgatcgtatctcttttacattctctgtctttctttcagtTTCTATCTGgctatttttttctgtctttttctcttttatctctctcattctctctcttttttcccttctttcacttcttctttttcttcctcctctttctttctcatattcCTCTTTACTCCTCATCTCTATTCCTCGCGTTAGTAAAAATGCTCCCTTCCACCCAATTATCGGAGTTCATCCTATCATCCCTACTCTTGCAAATCTATCGATTTGAACTATTACGTAAAAATATTCCCGCCGAAAAATCTAATTTCACATTTTAACGTAAGCCTCGTAAGCGAGCGagctttacttttttttattaaagagataaaagaaatggaaagaaagagagagagaggaagagacagagagagagagagagagagagagagagagagagagagagagagagagagagagagagagagagagagagagagagagagagaaagagaaaatatcatatgtatttattatatataaataaatgtagaaGTTAATTATAGAAGAGACGAATCCTTTTGATTCGATAGAAAACGAGTATCCGATTGGAGGACTATATTCAACGTCATGGAAGCACTGAAAATCTATCAGAGTATCAGGTACTAGAGGGAAAGCTACCTTGCAGTGATGCCAATAGCGAGACTGAATTCTTGAAGTACGATCCGAGTAAATTGGAGGATTGGGACCTTGGTGACATCGGTAATTGCGAATTGAACCACAGGCAAAGGCCCCTTGAGGTATACCTATGAGGAATAGAATAAAGTCTGTCTTTTCAAATCGATATTCAAAGTTAAATCGacattttatcgtattatcaATATTCGTTTGGATTTATCAAATCGAAtagattgtttaaataattgtacataatttaaataaatgtacatattttttaatgatatacttttttaagtatatacacatatatctaaaattttatatatttataataatgataatttaaaaataattatacaacaACGACGGAACAAACTAtcaatttatatcaatttcattGATTGTTATCTAAAACTTGACTGACGTGTTCTTATTAcgaagataattatatatatatatatatatatatatatatatatatatatatatatatagatcttagatcgatttaatatttgcgaatttattttcaacgaacaatttttttttcttttttattgttcagTGTTCAGAGACATCAGATCGTGATGTAGTAGATTTTCACCAGACACGTACAAATACGAACGAATTGCAAAAGCCAATGTCCTTTGGGAAACCAATAGAGTTAGTTCATGAGGAATCCAAACTTGATGAGACATTACGAGAACGGGACAGGTTTGTAGAAGACaagatttcatttttacgatgataatttctttcctttccttttcttctccccttttttcttttcttttcttttcttttcctttctttcttttttttttcatttctttcaattttctttttagatgcCCGCaagaagaatcgaaagaaatatcgaaaccAGATCGACCGCCATCGTGCAGAGATGCATTTTGCTTGAATCAGAACAATACTTTTTACtcaggtattttttttttcgttttctttttttctggtCGATAAAATTGTTCATTTCGTTCTCCTCcctgcaaaaagaaaaagaaaaagaaaaaaaaaaaaacaatagaaaagaTCGTcaattcgatgataaaaatattttcccgtTCGGGTATTATACTACACGAATTGAATTTCGAATAATAGAACAAGGATTAGTACTCATAggtgattattttttatcatagaagcttcctttttttttctattcgatagATGCAATGGACGATTCAGGATGcagtaagaagaaagaggatccagaaaatttcgatcgatctaattCAAAGAGGATGATGATATTCGGTAGAAGTTTATCGAACGAGAGCGAACCTTGCGATCCTAACGAGATGTCCtgcgaaacgaaagaattacGTCCAcgtgataaaagtaaaataatcaGTACGATATCGGAGGAATCATTATCGAGCGAAACGTTAATCGATAAGGATAAATTCATCGAGGATGAGGAGAGAgatttgaaaatgaagaaaatgaaaacgccACCACCGAGTCcggagaataaaataaaatctgataacaacgacaacgaacATTCGGTACTTTTGAAGGTTTTAAAGGAGGAAGCTGCTGACGGTAGTAACTTTAGTTCGATGACACCGAGTTTGACCGAATTGGAAGTGGCATTGTCGGATATGTTggagaaagaacaaaacgaTCAGGAAAAcgtcaaaaatgaaaatatatatatagagaaggaagggaataataataataataataataataataataataataataataataataatgctaataataataataataataataataatagatcgtTGTCACCATCTAAAAACGAAGAGATCGAAACGACATTGATTacgatcgagaagaaaaattgtaaggAACGTCTTTCGGTTTCGTTGGACGATATTCTAAAGccaaaaatttcatcgaacaATAATCGAAGAAAGGTATCGTTTTGTGCGTGGGAAGAAAAGGGTTCGTACGAACAAGAGGAAACTATTGTCAATAAGTACGAATGTACGAAAAACGAGAAATCTCATTCGTCGAATCTGCAACGTACAAGTCAGGAAGATTCgatcgagatagaaaaatcCGAGGATACTCCTACGCCACCGAGAAGAAGACACAGACCTTCTTGTCCTTCGGGAATCCTCAAGGAGGATCAACGAAACTCTACAAATGGTGCCAAGACGCATACGGATGCGATCGAACACGATGATAGACTTATTTGATCTCGATGCGATCGATTTTCTTACACGTTCGTTTTAGTtcgttcataaatatattatattatgtaatatatttatatgatatagtatataaataataatacatttaggattatattattatttataattttatatatatatatatatatatatatatatatatatataatttatttcgtgtATCGTTACCCTCGTTGGGTTTTTTCgtgttcatttctttttttttttttttgtaatttttcctccgttttatttttttgtttcttttatttttctttttttctctcgatctatctcacacaattttttttcggaaAGAAAACGCATGTGTaataagaacgaagaaacaatTCTATATTGAAGTTATCATAGAATTCATTGTCAATGACAATGAAGTGCTTTCACTACTTTTCCTCTCATTTTCTTATCCTCGAACTTTCGAATTCTTTtggaagagacagagatagagaaagagaggaaaagactgacagagatagaaatagagatagatagataaagataaagagagagagagagagagagagagagagagagagagagagagagagagagagagagagagaaagaggccaGATTTCGTAAAAGTTTTCACGGATTTCTCATTCGCACGCTCGTTAAATTTGTTTCGGAGATCTCGAAGAGTCGAAAGTATTTCTCCGAAGAAATCGTCCGTGAACTTTTCCTTTCCGGTCAGAGTTCTTTCTTCAACTCAACGAATACTCTGTGCTTTTGGAGAACTTTCTAACGAACTTGTGAGGTTTCGCGATTGTCacgtgattttattttcttatgcGTGGTAAAAATCGGGATTtaattttcccttttttttttttctcctccttttcttttcttcttttttctcttcttttttcatcattgaaaaaatatttaaagaaaagattgcTCGACATTATCAATTGATTTGCCGTCCGTTTCGTTTGCTTAACGTTTGATAGAAGACGCACGTACGTCGTTaggttatattatttttagctcgatagaaacaaataattcaGTAAGGGATgattcagtttttttttctttatttatttatttattttttttttttttttttataaacgtattCGACATTTTGTTtgttacgaaaaatattttcgacaaCGAGGATGCGATcatccctttcttcctttttgttctctctcttttttttttctattcttttcttttcccagaAAATTttaacggaaagaaaaaagaaatttacgcACGAGGGAGACATTGCTCGTACGTGAATTATTCCGTCCTTTTACGTAAAAAAACATAAGTGATGTTTAAAAGTTAATTgtgtaaataaattgtaaatcgcatttgaaaatatatgtttgtgtagaTATTTCTTGGCCGTGACGAGTAGATATTTAGAACGTACGAGGAACCAAAATGAAGAGTTGTGAAAGAAAcgtcgaatgaaagaaaaaggaggaaagaaagaaagaaaaaaagagagacagaaagaaaacgagagagagagagagagagagaagatgtaGAAGAAAAGTGAGCTTTTTaagggaaggaaaaagttTTGCGAACCTGAACACTCCGAGTGGTCTTAATTTCGTCGACGTTTCGTTTCGAGAGCGATTCCTTTCTAAACTTTTAGACTCTTGTAACAtaatgtaagtacgtatacatacatacatacatacgtatatatatatatatatatatatatacacatgcacagAGAAATATCTCTATAcctgtatgtacatatagttACTgtggtaaaaaagagaaacgaactaAAAAGTACGTCCTTCTCAAACTGAATGTAATCTGTAGATACTATAAGCGGAATAAAAAACGAAGTTCTCGATATTACGAACATGttcaaatacacacatacacacagacatatatacacagaaaCATATGTACGCCCAGGCAAAAagtacatacatcatacaaaTCAATCcatctatatacgtattcaTAGTTCCATCGTGTTATGTCGCAAAATACGAACGAtacgaattttcattttgtcaGCCGCAAAATTCGTTGTTAACGAACTCACAATTAGTTAATACGAATGGATACCtatgggaaaaaaagaaagaaaaagaaaaaaaaaaaagaaaagaagaaaaaaaaaagagacaaaatcAATTTGATATTACGATCTTTCGTCGGTAATTTTGttccatatattttctatgtatctatcttctctctctttctctttatgaattcaatgaaaaatttcatttttcaatttcgataACTCgattttcctcgtttctcgaaatttttcaaattttttcgtCGCAACGAATTCATAATGACGAatggatatttttcttctttctttttcttttttatgaatcgtaattttttcaataacttCATTTCGATTTAGCCAACACCGCTTTCGGCTtagctattatttttttaattatttctcgagAACAGGACTACTATATTCCCCTTCTCGTTCATCTATATTATTCGCCTTATAACAGCCTTGCCTTATAATCGCTTTAAGGGTCCCTCTTATAACACGATCGGAGCAACGAAGATGAAAGggaacgatgaagaagaagtaagGTAGGAGTAACTAGATGAGATGGTGGTAGTTTTTCGTTATGGTGAAAAGTTCAGCTTAGCTCTGATAATTTTCTCCATAGTCGATTTTCAAAGTCGATTTAACGTCGTATACCGAACTCAATATAATACCTCTCTCTTTAGTAGTAAGCTTCGATAATTGATGCAAGCCCGGTAATAGTGTACGCTCATTATCAATTTTCCTACAAACCGCGGACTGTTAAAGTAGATTCGTAAACTGATATCGATCGTACATGGATACGTTATACGGTACACATGGTCATCACTTTATCAATCGATGTGCTGATCGTTAAAACACGTAACTATTCAGTTGTATAATTATCATGCTTTTGCATTTTCTTGTATAATGCATTTGTTATCGCGTCattgatttttctatataaacaattttaacaCATTCATGTATAATTCAAGCAATTGAAATcgtaaacatttatatataattgcatTCACATCTCTTTTGGATTTTGATAAtgtattcgttcgtttaaatcgtaattattcataattgaataattaattcgttatcGATCGGTATCGATTTAgttatttaatagataataataataatgatattgatataattgattatactatttctaatttaaatgactgattaatgattatttatatcgatcgaaattaattattacatttttatttatctatactgataataatataaaacgattatatatatatatgtaaatattatattatacattatagtatatatatatatatatacatatttatatgtacgtatagaaattaatttgtaataatggGCGTAACGCTAGTGCGAGAGCATAAAGTATCATTTCCCCCACCATAATGGATCTATTGCGCGAGTCGATCGTACGGCCTACTTCCCCCTCCACGCGGCCACCGGTAGAGTTCGGTATCGATCAATGAtttatcactctctctccgaCTCTTGTGCGTAGTAGACCGTAAAGTGAGAGTCCGTCTGGCAGgatacttatttacttattattttatcgatttaattagattttactcttattcgaaagtattatatattacatatataataattataatatatacatatatatagacttaTTCATA is a genomic window containing:
- the LOC122634173 gene encoding myb-like protein U isoform X1; this encodes MGQAWCKEKTSKAQDSKSPLDRVFVRCAHRIYPSLKEEGSVLGGATQRVTSSEIGYAGSPPRDVLTRGRSIDSVDRPFQPSDWVDVNLEVPSTPRANSVLTNLTIDTNLYPPTTTPTSIRSNNLKDVTPVPPPRRKKRNRGRPLPPKPDEILEKTSSNLRHVDSNEEPLYSSVVSNSPRTLLDDYATMDDVVGGCREQSHDEGSTFRSQTNGTRDSRVNEYSKGVMPEGRRTKEIYEHKASISEVNGTGRIISSDVVSGKRLSHNDRKTSKIFNQHKTPMTDDDINDEYERFVNGRGIKDSSTPNRHDEDIRKRTKEFMRNRHIDDSTRVDVQIMELNVRPKNYSTVSLPNYDELDVVRHATKRTKDEGEGEDEKIRSRRPVRSSTGSLPVESFLLPFSQKTSIRLEDYIQRHGSTENLSEYQVLEGKLPCSDANSETEFLKYDPSKLEDWDLGDIGNCELNHRQRPLECSETSDRDVVDFHQTRTNTNELQKPMSFGKPIELVHEESKLDETLRERDRCPQEESKEISKPDRPPSCRDAFCLNQNNTFYSDAMDDSGCSKKKEDPENFDRSNSKRMMIFGRSLSNESEPCDPNEMSCETKELRPRDKSKIISTISEESLSSETLIDKDKFIEDEERDLKMKKMKTPPPSPENKIKSDNNDNEHSVLLKVLKEEAADGSNFSSMTPSLTELEVALSDMLEKEQNDQENVKNENIYIEKEGNNNNNNNNNNNNNNNNNANNNNNNNNNRSLSPSKNEEIETTLITIEKKNCKERLSVSLDDILKPKISSNNNRRKVSFCAWEEKGSYEQEETIVNKYECTKNEKSHSSNLQRTSQEDSIEIEKSEDTPTPPRRRHRPSCPSGILKEDQRNSTNGAKTHTDAIEHDDRLI
- the LOC122634173 gene encoding uncharacterized protein DDB_G0287625-like isoform X2, whose amino-acid sequence is MGQAWCKEKTSKAQDSKSPLDRVFVRCAHRIYPSLKEEGSVLGGATQRVTSSEIGYAGSPPRDVLTRGRSIDSVDRPFQPSDWVDVNLEVPSTPRANSVLTNLTIDTNLYPPTTTPTSIRSNNLKDVTPVPPPRRKKRNRGRPLPPKPDEILEKTSSNLRHVDSNEEPLYSSVVSNSPRTLLDDYATMDDVVGGCREQSHDEGSTFRSQTNGTRDSRVNEYSKGVMPEGRRTKEIYEHKVNGTGRIISSDVVSGKRLSHNDRKTSKIFNQHKTPMTDDDINDEYERFVNGRGIKDSSTPNRHDEDIRKRTKEFMRNRHIDDSTRVDVQIMELNVRPKNYSTVSLPNYDELDVVRHATKRTKDEGEGEDEKIRSRRPVRSSTGSLPVESFLLPFSQKTSIRLEDYIQRHGSTENLSEYQVLEGKLPCSDANSETEFLKYDPSKLEDWDLGDIGNCELNHRQRPLECSETSDRDVVDFHQTRTNTNELQKPMSFGKPIELVHEESKLDETLRERDRCPQEESKEISKPDRPPSCRDAFCLNQNNTFYSDAMDDSGCSKKKEDPENFDRSNSKRMMIFGRSLSNESEPCDPNEMSCETKELRPRDKSKIISTISEESLSSETLIDKDKFIEDEERDLKMKKMKTPPPSPENKIKSDNNDNEHSVLLKVLKEEAADGSNFSSMTPSLTELEVALSDMLEKEQNDQENVKNENIYIEKEGNNNNNNNNNNNNNNNNNANNNNNNNNNRSLSPSKNEEIETTLITIEKKNCKERLSVSLDDILKPKISSNNNRRKVSFCAWEEKGSYEQEETIVNKYECTKNEKSHSSNLQRTSQEDSIEIEKSEDTPTPPRRRHRPSCPSGILKEDQRNSTNGAKTHTDAIEHDDRLI